The Polaribacter sp. KT25b genome contains the following window.
TAGAGAATTTACAGAACCTAATGTTGTTCTAAAATCTACAATAGTAAGTTCTAATTCTTGCACAGAATTTCTAAGACTTTCTGACGTTTTTTTATCTAAAACATTATTTACTCTATGAAAAAGTGTGTCTGCACTTACAATTACTTTTTCTAATTTTGATTGAATTGGATCTAACCTCTCACCAATTGACGTAAATAAACTAGATTCTATTTCTCCTTTTAAAAAATCTCCAGAAACTGCGTCTTCACCAGTATAACTTGGTATTATTGCCAAATTAGAACCAGATAAAGGGTTTGGAGAATAGATTTTTACAACGCTATTTTTAGAGAACTTAAAATCATTATGCATAGAAAATTGAACGATTAAATGTCCTCTTTTCTCTGGACTTTCATTCAAATTAATTTCATCAACTTTACCAACTTTTAATCCGTTTAAGGTAACTAAACTGGCCTTTGTTAAACCGCCAATATTATTATACTCTACCTTATAATATCTATTATTAGGTTGAAAAAGGTCTTGTCCTTTCAAAAAATTATAGCCCCAAATAAATGCGATTATAACTATAATTAGAACAATACCTGTTTTTAATTCTTTAGACATAAATAGAAATTTAACAACAAAATTACTGATAATTTTTGGTTGAAGCTATCAAAACTACTCCATTTTATTAGCTTCTTTAACTGAGATTTTTTCTCCATTTTTAAAGGCAACGACAAATGCAGAAGTATAACCTTTTTGTTTTGCAGTCTTTAAAGACTTTAAAACTTCTTTATATTGAGATGTAATACCGTAATAATATTTATAATAATTACCAACTTCTACCCTTTGCACTTCTCTTAATCCTTTAAAATTGTAAGATTTTGTAGAAATTAAATTTCTACCAGATGCAATTTGAACTTTAAATTCGATATCATTTTTAGATGTAACATCAGTTTTAATTTCATTTACAGATGCTGTAACCGTGTTTAGTTTTAAATGATCTACATAACTTTCTATAGCCTCTGCAATAGACTTTGCCATTTGTTTTTGACCTGAACTAGAATTTAAAAATCTACCTTCTTTTTTATTTGTTAAAAAACCTAACTCAACTAAAACACTTGGCATAATCGTTTCTCTTAAAACCTGAAAATTATCTTGTTTTACTTTTCTATCTAATCTTTTTAATTTACTAGTAAAGTTTTTTTGAATTATACTTGCTATTTCTAAACTCTTATCTAAGTTTTCTTCTTGTAAAAGTGATAAACCAATTACAGATTCTGCTGAGTTTGGATCAAAACCTGCATATTTTTCTTTATAATTATCTTCTAAAAGAATAACTGCATTTTCTCTTTTTGCTATTTCTAAGTTTTTTTTATTTCCTCTTAAACCCAAAACAAAAGTTCCTGCTCCATAAGCATTAGATGTATGAGAATCGCAATGAATTGACACAAATAAATCTGCTTTTGCAGTGTTTGCAATGTCTCCTCTTTTCCAAAGATCTATAAAAACATCTTTATTTCTGGTAAAAATAACTTTTATATCTTTTTGTTTTTGCAGTTCTTTACCAACGAGTAAAGCTACATTTAAAGCTATATTTTTCTCTTTATAACCACTACCTTTTCGTCCTAAATTTCCGGGATCTTTACCTCCATGTCCAGCATCTAAAACGATTGTATAGTTTTTTTGAGCAAAAACTATCGTTGATGAAGTGCTCAAAAATGTTATAAAAAATATAACATAAAATAGCTTTTTCAATAGGATATTAAATTTGTGCATTTGTAGAATAATCATCAATAAAATTTAACTAATTTTGGCAACTTTAATTTGGTGTTCCAAATATTGAGCCATACTTTTACCTCCATACAAAAATACTATTTATAGCATTGCAAACAAACCTATCATACATTCTTTTATTTTGCAGCTTCTTTTTTATAAAGATAAGCTTTGCGCAAGATATTAAGACATCCAAAAAAACAGAAGTTCCTTTAATAAAAAAGGATACATCAATATTTAAGAAGAAAGATTCTTTATTTAATGTAAAAAAAGATAGCTTACTTTTAAAAAATATAGATACTATTTCTATGGATTCTTTAAAACCTAAAGAAACTATAGAAGATATGATAACTCATATTGCAAAAGATTATACAATTCAAAATGCAAAAGAAAAAACGGTAACATTATATAATGAGGCAAATATAACTTATACTGATATTGATTTAAAAGCCGGAATTATAGTTATCGATTACAAAAAAAACACGCTTTTTGCGAAAGGAATTAAAGATAGCACAGGCTATGTTCAAAGGCCAGTTTTTAAACAAGGTAATGAAGAATCAGAACAAGATTCTATGATTTATAATTTTAAAACTAAGCGTGCACTTATTTATGGTTTAAAAACCAAACAAGGAGAAATGTTTACTTATGGTGAAAAAACAAAACGTGTAAATGACTCAACAGTTTACATTAGAAATATACGTTTTACTACTTCGGATAAAAAAGTACCAGATTATTATATTGCTACTGATAAAGCAAAATTAGTTCCTGGTAAAAAAATTATTGTTGGTGTAAGTAACTTGGTTTTAGCAGATGTACCAACACCTTTGTTTTTACCTTTTGCTTATTTCCCTATGACAGAAACTAGTGTTTCTGGTTTTTTAATTCCTTCTTTTGATACAGGAAGTAGTGATAGAGGAATTGGTTTTCAAAATGGTGGATATTATTTTGCCATGAGCGATTATGCAGATTTAACTGTTTTAGGTGATGTATATTCTAACGGAACTTGGGGTGCTAGAGTTACATCAAACTATAAAAAACGTTACAGATTTAATGGGACTTTTAGTTTTAATTATGAAAATATTATAACCGGAATTAGAGGTTTTGATGATTACAGTAAGGCTAATAATTTTAATATTAGATGGTCTCATAATCAAGATGCAAAAGCAAGTCCTAATTCAAGATTTACAGCCTCTGTAAACTTAGGTAGTAGTAGTTTCTTTAAAGAATCTTTAAATCAATATAATGTTTCACAATCACAAAATAACACGTTTAATTCTTCTATAAATTACAGTAAAACTTTTGTTGACACACCATTTAACATGGCCATTACAGCTTCTCATCAACAAAACACAAATACAGAAAGTATTACAATGACTTTACCTTCTGTGTCATTAAATATGAACAGACTGTATCCGTTTGCAGGTAAAGATGGAATTAAAAAGACACCAATTCAAAAATTAGGTTTTAATTACAATATGTTAGGTCAATATTTAATTAATACTACAGATGATGAGTTTTTTACGAGTAAAATGTTTGAAACTGCCCGAGCGGGAATGCAGCATAAAACAAGCACAAATACAAACATTAAAGCATTTAAATACTTTACATTATCACCAAGTGCAAATTATGAAGAAACTTGGCAGTTTGATTATATAAATAAAGAATATGATGTTACCGATAATGTTGTTGTAACAGATACTTTAAGAGGTTTTAAAACCTATAGAGAGTATAATATGGGAGTAAGTTTATCTACCAATATTTATGGAACTTTTAATTTTACAAAAGGAAGATTAAAGGCAATAAGACATACATTTAGACCTTCGATATCTTATTCTTACAGACCAGATTTTAAAGATAAATATATTAAAGAAGTTCAGCAAAGTGCACTTGCAACAGATTTATTAGAATATACGGTTTTTGATCAAGGTATTTATGGTGCTCCTTCATCTGGATTAAGTAATTCTATTGGTATTTCCTTAAATAATGTTTTGGAGGCTAAAGTTGCGCCTAAAGACCCTGATAGTGATGAAGAAGATGAAAAAATTACGCTCTTAAATAATTTAAATTTTAGTTCATCTTATAATATTGCTGCGGATAGTTTACGTTGGTCTACAGTAAGTTTTTCTGCCGGAACACGTTTATTTAAAGATAAATTAGCTTTGAATTTTAATGGTTCTTTAGATCCTTATCAAGTTAATGATGATGGTGTAAGAATAGATAAATTTAATCCTAATATTTTTAGGTTAACAAATGCAAACCTAACAGCAAACTACTCTATTTCTAGTAAAGATCTTAGTAAAAACGAAAAAGACAATCCAAATGACAATAAAAACGGAAATGGAGCAAATAACCCAACAGATACAATGGGTGCAAATATTGATCCAACAAATCCGCAAGGGAGAAGAGAAAATAGTCAGCAAAATAAAACTTCAAAAACCGAATTATATCAATCAACCATTCCTTGGTCAATTAATTTAGTTTATTCTGCCAATTACTCAAATAATGGAGTTGATCCAGGAAGTATTGGAATACATACTTTAGGTTTTAGCGGAAATTTAGAATTATCTCCAAAATGGAAAGTTGGTTATTCTTCTGGTTATGATGTAAAAAATGGAGCATTTTCATTTTCAAGATTTAATTTCACTAGAGATTTAGATAGCTGGCAATTTAATTTTAACTGGGTTCCTTTTGGTTCTGTTTCATCTTACACTTTCTTTATTGGTGTAAAATCTTCAACTTTATCAGATTTAAAATGGGATAAAAATAAGCCACCAGATAGAACTCTTTTTTAGCTGTTAGCAAAAATGAAAATAATTTAATTTTTAAAACTTTGAAACTTAAATAATAATGAAAAAAATAATAACAACTACGAAAGCACCTGCTCCTATTGGTCCCTATAATCAAGCAATTTTAAGCGGAAATACTTTATATACTTCTGGTCAAATTGCGATTAATCCAGAAACTGGTGAACTTGTTTTAGAATCTATTCAAGCAGAAACTACGCAAGTAATGAATAACATGAAAGAAGTTTTAGCTGCTGCAGACATGACTTTCGAAAATGTTATAAAAACATCTATTTTTATTTCTAATATGAATCAGTTTACTGAAATAAATAAAGTGTACGGTAGTTACTTTAATGAAGAAACTGCACCTGCAAGAGAAACTGTAGAAGTTGCAAATCTTCCAAAATTTGTGAATGTAGAAATTAGTATGATTGCTGTTAAATAGCTTTTATCAATAAATTTGCAGTTGCAGGATTAGTTGCTAAAGGAACATTGTGTACATCACAAATTCTAAGCAACATAATAATATCTGGTTCGTGAGGATGTTTAGCATGAGGATCTCTAAAAAATAAAACCATATTACATTTACCTTCTGCAACTCTAGCCGCAATTTGCGCATCACCACCAATTGGACCAGATAAAAATTTAGTTACTTTAAAACCTGCTTTTTCTGCTTTTGAACCTGTAGTTCCTGTAGAAACTAGTGTTATCTTTTTTTGAAGTAAAGCTTCTTTATTTTCATTTAAAAACTGAACCATTTCTGCTTTCATTCCATCATGTGCAATTATAGCTATTTCCATAATCTAAATTTAATTTTTATAAAAATAACTAAAAAAACCTGAAAGTAATTAAACTTTCAGGTTTATATTTATATAAAAAAATACGTACTATAAAGAAGCAGCATATTCGATTAAGTCAACAATTTTAGTTGAATAACCCATTTCGTTATCATACCAAGAAACAACTTTTACAAAGTTATCGTTTAATGCGATACCAGCTTTAGCATCAAAGATAGAAGTACGAGTATCACCAACAAAGTCTTGAGAAACTACCATATCTTCAGTATATCCTAAAACACCTTTCATTGTATCGCTTTCTGATGCAGCTTTCATTGCAGCACAAATTTCTGCGTATGTAGCTGGTTTTTCTAACTTAACAGTTAAATCTACAACAGAAACATCCATAGTAGGAACTCTAAAAGCCATACCAGTTAATTTACCGTTTAATGCAGGAATTACTTTTCCTACTGCTTTTGCAGCACCTGTAGAAGAAGGAATTACGTTACCAATTGCAGAACGTCCACCTCTCCAGTCTTTCATAGAAGGACCATCAACAGTTTTTTGAGTTGCAGTTGCAGCGTGTACAGTTGTCATTAAACCTTCTGAGATTCCCCAGTTATCGTTTAATACTTTTGCAATAGGAGATAAACAGTTAGTAGTACAAGATGCATTAGAAAAAATCTTTTGATCTGCTTTTAATTCTGTATTGTTAACACCCATTACAAACATTGGTGTATGATCTTTAGAAGGTGCAGATAATACTACTTTTTTAGCTCCTGCTTCTAAGTGTTTTCCTGCAGTTTCTTCTGTTAAGAAAAATCCTGTAGATTCAATTACATATTCAGCTCCAATTTCATCCCATTTTAAATCTGCTGGGTTTCTTTCTGCTGTAATTCTAATTTCGTTTCCGTTTACAACTAATTTACCATCTTTTACATCAACAGTACCATCAAATGCTCCGTGAACAGAATCATATTTTAACATGTAAGCTAAATAATCTACATCTAATAAATCATTAATTCCTACTACTTGTACATCTTTTCTATTTACTGTAGATCTGAATGCTAATCTTCCAATTCTACCAAATCCGTTAATTCCTATTTTTATCATCTTAATTTAATTTAATTTTTTTTATTATATAGACATTATGTCTGAAACTCTTATTAATTCTTTATTGATTTTTGATTGTCCTTTTATAGCTCTTTCTAAAGGCGTTACAGTAATTCTATCGCTTATTAAACCTACCATTAAATTAGATTTTCCTTTTAATAAACTTTCTACTGCTTTCACACCCATTCTACTTGCTAAAACTCTATCAAAACAAGAAGGTGAACCACCTCTTTGCATGTGACCAAGAACAGAAACTCGAACATCATATTCTGGTAAATGCTCATTTACGTAGTCTTTTAATTCAAAGACATTTTTACCTGTTTTATCTCCTTCAGCAACAATTACGATACTAGAAGATTTACCCGTTTGCTTACTTCTATTTAGAGACTCTAACAAACGCTCTAAACCTAAATCTTCTTCAGGAATTAAAATTTCTTCTGCTCCTGCACCAATACCAACGTTTAAAGCAATATGACCAACATCTCTACCCATTACTTCAATAAAAAACAATCTATTGTGTGATGATGCAGTATCTCTAATTTTATCAATTACTTCTACTGCGTTATTTAAAGCTGTATCATAACCTAAAGTATGAGATGTACCAGCGATATCATTATCTATAGTTCCTGGAATTCCCATAACAGGGAAACCAAATTCTTGATTAAAAAGTAAAGCTCCTGTAAAACTACCATCTCCACCAATAACTACTAAAGCATCTATGTTTGCTTTTTTTAATTGATCGTATGCAGTTTGTCTTCCTTCTTTAGTTCTAAAACCCTTAGACCTTGCAGACTTTAAAAAAGTTCCACCTTTATTAATAATTCCTTTTACACTACGCGCATCTAGTTCAATAAAATCACCTTCGATCATACCTTCATAACCTCTATAAATACCTGCACATTCAATTTTGTTAAAAGCACAAGTTCTTACTACAGCCCTAATTGCGGCGTTCATTCCTGGAGAATCTCCTCCCGAAGTCATTACTCCTATTTTTTTGATTTTTTCCATATTTTAATGATACAAATTTACTGCTTTTTAATGGTTTAAAATAAAATAATTACGAAATCGTTTTAGAGTAAAACCCTTATTTTTAAAAGGAAAATTAACTCTTTTTCTTGAAAACGTTTTCGGTTTTTCACTTCTTTAAATTTTAAAAAATAATATCTAAATTTCAATTCATTAATTCCCTTCAAAGTTAATAAATTCAGTCTTTTTTATTTTTAAAGTATCTTTTTTTATTATCTTTTTACTTTCTTTTTTTAATTTTTTATTTAAACGTGATCTTGAAAATAAATTTGACAATGTATTAAAATTTACTTGATACGACAATCCTACTCCTTGTGTATAGCCTTCTTCTTCTGTAGAATATTGAATTTCGTTTTGACGATTAAAAATAGTACCTCTTAAATTACCTTGTTTATTTAATAAAATTTCTACTTTTACTTCGCCAATAACACTAGATTCTGATTGTGTACCAACAGGAACACCAACTTTACCGTTAATAATTACCCTATCACTTACTTGTGTACTTACAGATAAATCTACTTGATTATCTATATTTAACGCTTCTATATCATTACCACTATCTCCTTGTTGATAATCTACACCTAATTGAAACTTACTATCGGGACTGTTTAATAAACTAGAAAAAGCTGCCGAAATTGCACTTGTAGCTGTATTTGTAAGTGTGTTATTTACATCAAAATTTGCTTTATCAGGGTTTCTAAATGTACCAAATGCTAATAAAGAGATAAATTGTGTTGTTTTTTCATTAATATTATTATCGTTTAAAACAAACTCTAACTCACTTGCAATTGTTGGATCTACATTTGTTAATTGAATGTCTAATTCTTGCTTAGAACTAAATAATCCTCCTGTAATTCTAGTTACTAAATCTATTTCTTCTTTTCTACTAGAACTAAAATTTTCTAATAAAACTGCAGGATTTGCTTTTGCTTTATAAATAGCAGTAACATCTAAATTTGCATCATAAGGGCTTCCGCTCCAAGAAACTGTACCTCCTTTTTGAATTAAAAAAGGCTTACTAATAAAACCTCCGTATTTAAAATCATACACACCATTATCAATAGTATAATCTCCAAACATATCAAATTTACCTCGAGTATTAATTCTAATTTGAAGATTTCCAGCACCTCTTCCTGTTAATTGACTTCCAGAAGTTTCATCAATAACAACTTGTGCTTCGGCATCTTTTGTAACTTCAATATCGATATTTAAAGACAATCCTTTAATAGCTTCTTGCGCTAATTTTCTTTGCCTATCTTCTAACTTTGTTTCATCAGATTTAAAATGAATTAACTTAAAATTATCTACTGTTACAATGTCTTTTAACGGAACAACAAATTTAGTTCCTGCTTTCGTTTTTGCATTTACTTCAATTGTAAGTTGATCTGTTAAACCATAAATAATTGCATTTCCATCCATAAAAGCAGTTCCATAATAAACAGCTTCTTCTGTATTTTTAGTGTCTAAAACTACCAAATTTCTGGTATCTATTTCTAAATCTAAAAACCATTTATCAAAATTTTGATGAGAAATATTACCTAATAATTTTCCTCTGGTTTTATATTTTGTATCTAACAACTTAATATCATCCAAAATAAATGATTGTTGCAATAATGAAATGGTTGATTCACCTTCAAAATCATAATCAACATTTAAATAAGGAATTCTTAAACCTGCATTTTTAAGGTATAAAGTTCCGTCCATATCTGGATTTCCTAAAAAGCCAGATAAATAAAAATTACCAGAAATACTACCTCTTAAAGATGATATTACATCTTGCCCTAAAGGACTAAAAGCATCTAAAACATAATCTTCTAAAAAGACCTCTAGATCTATAATTGGTCTTAAATTAGAAAAATCTACAGAACCAATTGCTGCAATACTTTTTACTTTTTCATTATCAATTGATAAATCTACATTGTATTTTTTGTAAGAATTATCTCCTTTAATATTTATGGCTAAATCTCCTTGTTTAAACTTATTAACTTGAAAATCTTTAATAACAAGTACGGCTTCTGGGCTATATACATTCCCTTTTTGCACAAAATCTAAATTACCAGAAACTCTACCTTTTAGAGATAAACTATCTATTTCTGGCATAAAACTTTGTAATTTAACTTTTGTAAAATCAGCTAATAAAACTTTTTCAGAATCTCCACTTAAATTTCCATTAAAGTTAATTTTTTGAGATCCAGAAACCAATTCAAACTGACTAAAATTAAATTCATCATTTTTTAAATCGAAGGTAATTTTATCTGTATTGGTTTCATTAGGGTTAATATCCCAAGCTGTATCTTTAAAAACAAAAGTTGATTTTTCGAAACCAAGTACAGATTTTGATGCTTCATTTATAGTATAGTAAAAATCTAAATTAAAATTTTCATTTTTATTAACACCTCCATTAAATTCTGATTTAAAAAAAAGTGTATCATTTTGAGTTAAATTCAATAAGTTTAACTTGGAAATATTGTAATATTTAGTATTAACTTCGGATGCTGTAATATGAGAATTGTATAACGGATTTTGGTTATCTGTACGCAATAAAATATCTTTTAATTCGTTACCATACGCATCAATTCTTAGTGATGAAAGCGTAAGTTTTAATAAATTTTTAGTAGACTCTATTTTCCCTTTAATTTTGGTATTATCATCAATAGAAATTTCTGGAAAGAACACATTTACAATTTGATTATAAACAGTAAAATTGAAATCTAAAAACTGATTAGGCGTTACTTTATAAGGTTTGTAATTGGTGTAAATACTACCCAACGCATTTTGGGCAACTTTAGAAACTTCAGAAAAAATAAATTTACCTGTTAAATAACCATTTGCAATATCTTTAGATTCTACATCAATTCTTTTAATACTATCTTTTACAGAAGATAAAACTTTAAACTCTTCGAAACGAAATTCTTGTTTTTGATTGGTATAAAAAACATCTTTAAAAATTGCTTCTCCAACAATATCATCAAAAGTATTTCCTTCAATATCAAGCTCTATAATTCCTTTTAATAAAGCGATACTATCTCTTACAAATAGGTTGGTTTTTTTTAAATTTAAATAGGCAATATTTGTCTTAAAATCAAACTTTCTAACTTCGGATGACAAATCTGCCAAACCATTAAAATTCATTTTAAAATTTTCATCAGATATCGTAATATCACCATCAAATTTATTATTTTGATATTGCCCATTGGCTACTATATTTTTATACGGATATCCCTTAAATTCAATTTTAGAAACAGAACCATTAAAAGCAGTATTAATATTATCTAACTTAAAGCCACTACCTTTTACTTTACCTTTTAAAGAAACTGTACCAAATAAAGGATCATTAAAAAAAGTACCAATATTAAATTCATTTAACTGAATTACCCCCTCATAACCAGCATAATCTATATTATCAATATTGGTAATTTGCAAATCGGAAATTGCAGAACCTATTTGAGAATTAACGTCAATTTCTGCCTGTATTTGATCTGGAGTTACCCTAACATACCCCTTTAAAGCAAACTCGCCCAATTTATGAAATTCTGAAGGTAAATTATTTCCTAAAACGTTTGGCAAAATATTTTTTAACTCCTGATATGTAGCTGTTAAATTCTTTAAATTTCCTTCAAAAACAAAACCTCTTTCTTGACTTACA
Protein-coding sequences here:
- a CDS encoding MlaD family protein, with protein sequence MSKELKTGIVLIIVIIAFIWGYNFLKGQDLFQPNNRYYKVEYNNIGGLTKASLVTLNGLKVGKVDEINLNESPEKRGHLIVQFSMHNDFKFSKNSVVKIYSPNPLSGSNLAIIPSYTGEDAVSGDFLKGEIESSLFTSIGERLDPIQSKLEKVIVSADTLFHRVNNVLDKKTSESLRNSVQELELTIVDFRTTLGSVNSLMNESSADFKETLKNTKSITANLSKVTDTLANSNIGEIMKKAEMTLSSVNSLLDGMDKGKGTFGKLVNDETLYNNLATMSKELEELLKEMKLNPKRFVHFSLFGKKAKPYNEENNKVNKTTQ
- a CDS encoding N-acetylmuramoyl-L-alanine amidase, producing MIILQMHKFNILLKKLFYVIFFITFLSTSSTIVFAQKNYTIVLDAGHGGKDPGNLGRKGSGYKEKNIALNVALLVGKELQKQKDIKVIFTRNKDVFIDLWKRGDIANTAKADLFVSIHCDSHTSNAYGAGTFVLGLRGNKKNLEIAKRENAVILLEDNYKEKYAGFDPNSAESVIGLSLLQEENLDKSLEIASIIQKNFTSKLKRLDRKVKQDNFQVLRETIMPSVLVELGFLTNKKEGRFLNSSSGQKQMAKSIAEAIESYVDHLKLNTVTASVNEIKTDVTSKNDIEFKVQIASGRNLISTKSYNFKGLREVQRVEVGNYYKYYYGITSQYKEVLKSLKTAKQKGYTSAFVVAFKNGEKISVKEANKME
- a CDS encoding putative LPS assembly protein LptD, translated to MQTNLSYILLFCSFFFIKISFAQDIKTSKKTEVPLIKKDTSIFKKKDSLFNVKKDSLLLKNIDTISMDSLKPKETIEDMITHIAKDYTIQNAKEKTVTLYNEANITYTDIDLKAGIIVIDYKKNTLFAKGIKDSTGYVQRPVFKQGNEESEQDSMIYNFKTKRALIYGLKTKQGEMFTYGEKTKRVNDSTVYIRNIRFTTSDKKVPDYYIATDKAKLVPGKKIIVGVSNLVLADVPTPLFLPFAYFPMTETSVSGFLIPSFDTGSSDRGIGFQNGGYYFAMSDYADLTVLGDVYSNGTWGARVTSNYKKRYRFNGTFSFNYENIITGIRGFDDYSKANNFNIRWSHNQDAKASPNSRFTASVNLGSSSFFKESLNQYNVSQSQNNTFNSSINYSKTFVDTPFNMAITASHQQNTNTESITMTLPSVSLNMNRLYPFAGKDGIKKTPIQKLGFNYNMLGQYLINTTDDEFFTSKMFETARAGMQHKTSTNTNIKAFKYFTLSPSANYEETWQFDYINKEYDVTDNVVVTDTLRGFKTYREYNMGVSLSTNIYGTFNFTKGRLKAIRHTFRPSISYSYRPDFKDKYIKEVQQSALATDLLEYTVFDQGIYGAPSSGLSNSIGISLNNVLEAKVAPKDPDSDEEDEKITLLNNLNFSSSYNIAADSLRWSTVSFSAGTRLFKDKLALNFNGSLDPYQVNDDGVRIDKFNPNIFRLTNANLTANYSISSKDLSKNEKDNPNDNKNGNGANNPTDTMGANIDPTNPQGRRENSQQNKTSKTELYQSTIPWSINLVYSANYSNNGVDPGSIGIHTLGFSGNLELSPKWKVGYSSGYDVKNGAFSFSRFNFTRDLDSWQFNFNWVPFGSVSSYTFFIGVKSSTLSDLKWDKNKPPDRTLF
- a CDS encoding Rid family detoxifying hydrolase; the encoded protein is MKKIITTTKAPAPIGPYNQAILSGNTLYTSGQIAINPETGELVLESIQAETTQVMNNMKEVLAAADMTFENVIKTSIFISNMNQFTEINKVYGSYFNEETAPARETVEVANLPKFVNVEISMIAVK
- a CDS encoding methylglyoxal synthase, which translates into the protein MEIAIIAHDGMKAEMVQFLNENKEALLQKKITLVSTGTTGSKAEKAGFKVTKFLSGPIGGDAQIAARVAEGKCNMVLFFRDPHAKHPHEPDIIMLLRICDVHNVPLATNPATANLLIKAI
- the gap gene encoding type I glyceraldehyde-3-phosphate dehydrogenase; the protein is MIKIGINGFGRIGRLAFRSTVNRKDVQVVGINDLLDVDYLAYMLKYDSVHGAFDGTVDVKDGKLVVNGNEIRITAERNPADLKWDEIGAEYVIESTGFFLTEETAGKHLEAGAKKVVLSAPSKDHTPMFVMGVNNTELKADQKIFSNASCTTNCLSPIAKVLNDNWGISEGLMTTVHAATATQKTVDGPSMKDWRGGRSAIGNVIPSSTGAAKAVGKVIPALNGKLTGMAFRVPTMDVSVVDLTVKLEKPATYAEICAAMKAASESDTMKGVLGYTEDMVVSQDFVGDTRTSIFDAKAGIALNDNFVKVVSWYDNEMGYSTKIVDLIEYAASL
- the pfkA gene encoding 6-phosphofructokinase codes for the protein MEKIKKIGVMTSGGDSPGMNAAIRAVVRTCAFNKIECAGIYRGYEGMIEGDFIELDARSVKGIINKGGTFLKSARSKGFRTKEGRQTAYDQLKKANIDALVVIGGDGSFTGALLFNQEFGFPVMGIPGTIDNDIAGTSHTLGYDTALNNAVEVIDKIRDTASSHNRLFFIEVMGRDVGHIALNVGIGAGAEEILIPEEDLGLERLLESLNRSKQTGKSSSIVIVAEGDKTGKNVFELKDYVNEHLPEYDVRVSVLGHMQRGGSPSCFDRVLASRMGVKAVESLLKGKSNLMVGLISDRITVTPLERAIKGQSKINKELIRVSDIMSI
- a CDS encoding translocation/assembly module TamB domain-containing protein, with amino-acid sequence MLLSIPALQTKLGSYVTNTINEDFGTNLSIEKVDFSLLGSVKLKGVQIRDHHKDTLIFAKNVTTSILNAKRILDNEVNLKNVSLDGVDFIMKTYKGEESDNMSIFIDAFDSGKPSDSLNPFILRTSNVYVNDLNFTLINANNLDSISYAVKNVGGNLQKLSIVGPDFSSNIRGLYFVDKNGLEVSNLTTDFSYSRTAMHFRKTTLETKNTSIKADIDFNYDRKDLVNFNDKVKIKAKFNESKVAIQDVKNFYNELSGNDILDFSGNFDGTINIFDLKNLKLYSREGIKVIGDLTFVNTVSQERGFVFEGNLKNLTATYQELKNILPNVLGNNLPSEFHKLGEFALKGYVRVTPDQIQAEIDVNSQIGSAISDLQITNIDNIDYAGYEGVIQLNEFNIGTFFNDPLFGTVSLKGKVKGSGFKLDNINTAFNGSVSKIEFKGYPYKNIVANGQYQNNKFDGDITISDENFKMNFNGLADLSSEVRKFDFKTNIAYLNLKKTNLFVRDSIALLKGIIELDIEGNTFDDIVGEAIFKDVFYTNQKQEFRFEEFKVLSSVKDSIKRIDVESKDIANGYLTGKFIFSEVSKVAQNALGSIYTNYKPYKVTPNQFLDFNFTVYNQIVNVFFPEISIDDNTKIKGKIESTKNLLKLTLSSLRIDAYGNELKDILLRTDNQNPLYNSHITASEVNTKYYNISKLNLLNLTQNDTLFFKSEFNGGVNKNENFNLDFYYTINEASKSVLGFEKSTFVFKDTAWDINPNETNTDKITFDLKNDEFNFSQFELVSGSQKINFNGNLSGDSEKVLLADFTKVKLQSFMPEIDSLSLKGRVSGNLDFVQKGNVYSPEAVLVIKDFQVNKFKQGDLAINIKGDNSYKKYNVDLSIDNEKVKSIAAIGSVDFSNLRPIIDLEVFLEDYVLDAFSPLGQDVISSLRGSISGNFYLSGFLGNPDMDGTLYLKNAGLRIPYLNVDYDFEGESTISLLQQSFILDDIKLLDTKYKTRGKLLGNISHQNFDKWFLDLEIDTRNLVVLDTKNTEEAVYYGTAFMDGNAIIYGLTDQLTIEVNAKTKAGTKFVVPLKDIVTVDNFKLIHFKSDETKLEDRQRKLAQEAIKGLSLNIDIEVTKDAEAQVVIDETSGSQLTGRGAGNLQIRINTRGKFDMFGDYTIDNGVYDFKYGGFISKPFLIQKGGTVSWSGSPYDANLDVTAIYKAKANPAVLLENFSSSRKEEIDLVTRITGGLFSSKQELDIQLTNVDPTIASELEFVLNDNNINEKTTQFISLLAFGTFRNPDKANFDVNNTLTNTATSAISAAFSSLLNSPDSKFQLGVDYQQGDSGNDIEALNIDNQVDLSVSTQVSDRVIINGKVGVPVGTQSESSVIGEVKVEILLNKQGNLRGTIFNRQNEIQYSTEEEGYTQGVGLSYQVNFNTLSNLFSRSRLNKKLKKESKKIIKKDTLKIKKTEFINFEGN